CAAATCTGCGAAGTTGGCCAAGAAAATGCTTTGACTGATTTCTTCGTGCATCGAAACTGTAGCTTTTAGAGAAAACTCAGTTGTCAATGAACGAATGGTTGGGACTGAGGTCCAGGTTCAGCGTCAGTTCCACCATACTCAGCTCTCGGATTTGAACCATTACCATTATTATTAGGTATCCAAAAGGTAAGAACAGAAGAGGCTGCAGCAAACATAGCCCTGCGAGGGGCCCATTTCAAGCACGAAGGTACGCCAATGTGGCTGCTCCAACATGCAACCTGCATAAAGAACCACAGGCTAGTCTAGTCATATACCAGAAGGAAAAATTGTTACTCCAACCAATCATggatcttattatttagttatgACATATTCAACTATAGAATCACAttactattaaaaattgaaGAGTAGTGCGAACCCAAAAGGGATGATTACCTCATTTCTGGTCTCAATATTCCAAGCATGCATGGTTCCACCTCCGGATCCTTAAGATTTGTAAAATTCAGCATATTTTATGTCCATCATTAgtgattatatattaatatgaaTGAAGAAAACGATGAAAGATTCAAGCAGTCAAGCAGAAGAGTTAAAACACAAACACCACTACAAGAATGAATCATCAATGCCTACCTTCACAGGTGGTCTTATTAGATGTTgtaatataaaatgaaaaaagcaaaaaaggcctaaagaaaaacaaaatttgattACTGTTGCTGTATTGCATACAGGACACCCGAAATTTGAAAGAATAAAAGTTACCAACTGGTTACCTTACAGTAGATCGTGATATTAAAATACAATCAAACTATCACATTAAATCCATGTCAACTTAGGATTAAACTCCAACTTATACAGATCATCAACTCCTATAATTTCATTCAAAGAACAATCAATACTCAATACTGTACTACAGATTTGGTTTTACTATAAGCATAACTTTTGAAACAGACAAGCATGATGGATAACAATAACATGACCTCATAAAAAACACTTGCATATGGTTTTGGGATTGTTAATAAGTATAACGTAGGGACCCAAATAAGGATACTGTGGAAGGCTTTGAAGATTAAAGGAGTTCCTATTGCCTATATTCTGGCAATCCAAGATATGTCTTTTACGGAGTTATAACAATTGTTTGAACGAAACATGAGGCTATTGAAGCCTTCCCTATAGGACTATATCAAGGATCCACTTGAGCCTCTATCTTTTGAACATGATCTAGAATGGTTACTGTATATATTCATGAACTAATGCAATAATGCAAGTCTTCCCTACATTTTTCCAAATGACATTAATCCTAGTTGGGGACTCAACAGAGAAAATATATCAGAAGTTCAAAGACAAGTTTTACAAGCATGCAATGTAAATTTAGCAAATGACATCCAAATTCTTAGTTATACAGCTGAGAGTAGGATATTATACCATCCCATTAGTTACACAAAGAAATACCTTATGTCCATCATCAAAAACAATGCAGAAATAGGCAGAGAAGTAAATCGAATGATGGATAGCCCGATAGGTAGAGCCAAAGAATTGGAAGGAGATCAAGAAAGACTATTGATGAAACCATCAAGAAGGCTTATAATTTCAATGGAATGCATGTAAAGTTGTAAACATTATTTGTGATAGGACGCAAAGGCATCACTTGCCATAGACTAAGGTTCTAGAAGAAAATGCCATAGCCATTTAGCTACTAATTACATAGTTAATCAGCTATTTAGCTACTAATTACGTAGTTAATCCCGACCATTCCTTTACTTCTTAGTTATATATTCTACCCATTTCACTAGACCAtacagtttttttttaaaaattaatttaatttaatttaattaaaaagacaGATACTTTTATCCTTTGGCACTTTGGTTGAACAAATAACCAGAATTGCATGAAATGTTCCTCATCTCTGATTCTGACTCAATCACTGACTTAATTTAGTGAAAATTATTATAACAAAATATCACTGACCAGCAACAAAAAGATACATTAGAGGGAAAGTGCGGCGGCTGGTTGAAGAAGATAGGTTCCGATATCTTGAATTGAGTATATTGAACAATACAGTTTGAAATTTTGGGAACTTGCAGCAGGATTAGTCATGGTACATGTCATACAGGACGGTTTATTCCAATACCAGGTCAAGATGATGGAAAGAAATTGTGAAATGGAATAAAGAACCAACACCAAGAGATCATGTGGGATATTTGTTAATATTCTATGTTACTATGTGAGATATGATATGGTATTTTAAGAAGTAAAAGAGATGAAAGGAgatattttctttatttctaaCAAAGAAGACAATTACTCAGCACTAATACTTCACTAATATctataattgagttgaattctGGTACTACTAGTAAAAGCCCAAAGCATATCAGTAGTTCACCACAATAATAAGGTTCCAATGGGTTTTGTGCATATCAAAAGCTAAAAATATAAGCTAGGAAATGACATACGGTAAGAATAAAAGGTAAAAAGCCAAATTTTACGCTAATGGTGTACCTGCCACAGCATACTTCCCATCTGGGGTAAATGTAGCCTCTACTGTGGTACCAGGAGATGGTTCCAAACTAAACCCACAGCGCTGTACAAGTTAAAAAGCAATCAGCTTCGGCATATTTCGAACAAAGGCATTGAATAAATAATTCAGAAGACTTCATTATCAGAGAAAGAAACCTTTTCTCCTCCATATGCATCAAGAACgtagatattattattagtggTAGTCAGAAGCATTGATTTGCCATCATTGCTGAATTTGATATCACAAACCTCAGCTGTATCACCGCCAACCAAAAAAGTGTCGAAGGGACCCTACCATACCAATGGAAATGTCAAACTTGTGAAATTAATTCACGGAAAGCAAATCTAAGTCTAGAGAAAGATTCACCTTATCATATGAACGTGAATCAAACAATTTGATAGCTCCCCCTTCCATTGCTACAGAAAAGACCAGGCCCTGTTGGTCATAGGCAACAGCAGGCCTACCGCGTAGATGTAAGATTCCCTGAGAACTATAACNNNNNNNNNNCTCTTTccattgtttttcattttttttattaacccTTGATGAAATGTGTAAGCTCAAAGCACTCAAAGATAATCTGTTActaattgatataatattaagtATATTCTGAAAAGATAAAATACTGTTTTAGTCTTTGggttaaaaatcaaaatagtccCCAACCTATTTTCATTGTCAAAAATGTCTCCAacaatacataaaatttattaaattggtCCTACCATTAAGTGACATTAATTTTAGGATGGATTTGTCCTTTGGCAGTTAACtgtgagaaaaaaataaataaacaaaagaaagaagagggaaagaNNNNNNNNNNNNNNNNNNNNNNNNNNNNNNNNNNNNNNNNNNNNNNNNNNNNNCTCAGCAGATCAGTGGGAGCAACAGAGGCCGGAGCAAGGTACGTCCACGTCAACAGTAGCAACAACAAAATCAACAGCAACCACCATCGTCAACGGCGCCAGACACGGGCAAAAGACAATGTCAATATGGAGCAGCAGAAAGTCAAGGCAGCCGTGGCAGCACAGGGGACGAGCAGAGCCAGCAAAATAGTGCATGGAGGAACAGAACATAACGACAACAGCAACACACAGCGGAGGCGAGGCAGTGGAGGTGGCTAGCCGAACAAAAGCAGGACAAAAAACTAAGCAGCAGCAGTGTGGAGGTGGAGAACAGGAGACAAGGTGGTTCCTCTCTCCACTGTcaccttcttcctcttcctctcacGAGTTACAGCAATCTCTATCTCTCTTCCCATTTTACCTATCCTCTCTCACTGTTGCCCTCTGTCTTTCTTCTCAGTGGTcccctctcttcctcttcccTTCTCCAGGCGGTCCTCTATCTCTCTTCATTCTCTGTCTCtcgttctctcctctctttgtTTACTTTTCCGTCCCCCACCCCCCTTTTTTTCTCTCACAGCTAACTACAACTAACGATATATCCATCCAAAAATTAACTACGCTTAACAGAAGgaccattttttaaaaatttctgtGTAACATTAGGGATGTTTTGACAATACAAAAGGTTGGGGaccattttgattttcagtCTAAACCTTAGGACCAAAACAATATTTACCCACTCTGAAAAGAAGAATATGTACAAAAATAAACTTAATGTGTGAAGAGTAACTAGTATTCTCATACTAGAACACACTGTATACCCTCTGCACCAATCTAACTAGGAATTGAGCAATTGCTTCAATAGAACTTTGAAAGACAATTATGTTATATCACACTCATCCCTGATCCCCAACAACAAAATAAACACTACCAACCTGGCAGGCATTTACACGGAGATCCCATATTCTAACACTGTGGTCCAGAGAACCAGACATGAAGCTATCATTGATTGGAGACATGCAGAGAGAAACAACTCTATAAAACAAGTCACAGAAGAAAAGGATCAGCAAACACTCATGTATAACAAAGAAACtagtattaaaaatagaaaagaaaaagataggaagAGACAGAGAGCACACATAACATCTACTAACATGTAGAATTTACAGAAAATGGGGAGGATGAGAAATCCTACTAATACAGAAACAGACAGAATAAACAAAACAGAAAAACTCGATATTCCAATCCCTCAACAAATCATTTACATACACCCCAAGAAACACTGTGAGCTTGATGCAAGTGTGCTAGTCTTATAGCAAATCAAATGATTTGTCACAAAGTTCCCCCTTAACGATATTAGAGATTTGCCCAACCAAATATATCATATTGCAGCATGGATTGCAATAATTGCTATAGAAGTTTAGCCTCTTTATTACTCCCAAAATGAATGAAGGAAGTGAATGCTGAAAAAACTCTCCAAGAGATAGAACACACCCAACATTCATCAAAAATACCAAACCAAGCGTACCACTCATCAAAAGCAAAACAAGTATTATAGAACAAATGTGATGCAAATTTTGGGATTGCCTTGTTTGAACTATGGACAGGTAACACATcaatagttttaattttagcattgttctaattttaattcaGAAGATAAAAAAGCTTCACACCTCTGTTTATGCCCTTTGAAGTAGCGTAAGCATCGGTTGTCATACATTGATAAATACCGCAATGATTCTGGAGAAGGAAGGGTGGGTGTCATTACTCATTAGTTGTAGTCATTTTCATAATTcattttcattataaatagcaAAAAAATCAATATCATTGTATGGAGAAGCTTACCTCCAGTACTCTCCAAATTGTATTTAGAAGAACATATAACAGAGTTTGGATGATGAGTAAAACAAATGCGATCAGCACCATGTTTCTTATGATAAGTGGTCTTCAACAACCTGTAATTCATAGCAAATGTTTTATACATGCCTAAATGCGAAGAACAATTATCCATTAATGAAGCAGCAAATGATACAAAACTAAAGACATTAATTGAGAaattatttaagtaaaatagaagaaaaagaacccTTCATTAACAAGAGTCTTGCTAACAAATGCCCTAAGGACATTAGTTAAGGATACTACAAATAGTATGTTTTAATAGAAAACATAAGTTTATATACATTGATAGTGTATTGGAAAAGCTACTCAATTCTATCCTACTGAGATTAACTTCCATGTTGTAGCAGTAAACTCACTTAGCATTGGCAATGTCATATAGTCGCACTGAGTCATCCTCACTTGCTGTGACAAGTAAATCATCTTTGCGATGGAAATCAAGAGAATTTATTTTCCCACCCTGAAAATTTCATGGCAATTACACTAAACATAAACACAGCTTAAGAATGAGGCCTTTAACCCCATACCAAGAACCAAAGATATCATCAGAAACTGATAACTTCTTCCACGGCTCTAGAAGAAATtgtgattaaaaagaaaattgtgaGCGTGTAAACAACAAAAGATTCCATTTCACAAACTTCCAGAGTTTTCATACTTATCAAGGAAGAAAGCAAGGTAATGTATGTTTAAAAGGGAAAGAAGGCTTACGGTGCATTTGtttctaattatttaaaaagcGCTTTtacaatttgattttttatttagttgtaAAAAGCTAAACTGATTTTAATCAAGCTACTCAACGGATTTTTTctgttaaaaaaagaaaagctgattttttgtttaaaacaaaaaagaacaaaaggCACCCTAAGATCAAAACGTTCATGGCACTCAGGTCAAGAACCAATGTTATTTGAAGAAATCGTTGAATTGGCCCTAAAAACTTTTTTTACggcaagaacaagaagaacactGCTATGCATCGCTGAGAGAACAATCCTAAGTTCCTAACAATCCTAGGGTAATGTTTTAAAAGCTAAATTTGAAGGGAAGGAACTGGGAGAGTAAATGCTTACGAAGTCGGAGAAAACCGCCGCTATGGACATGCTGCGCACCGTATCGTCATCTAGCTCTGTCAGCGGCGCCGTCATCCTCGCCGACCGGTGACAGTATAGCGAAGTAaacctttttcaggatggccggAAATTTTTTCTGTGCAGAAACGGCAGTGACAATAGTAGTGTCAAGACTGAAGAACCCAGCTCCAGCCAGATTCTCACCGCAATCCCTTTCTgatttataatttcttttttggtCGCACGCCCTATCTCCCAACCcaacaaattaaagattaattcATTGTGGGTACAAGTTCTTAAGAATTTATCGTTGATAATGAATCAAGGACTAATCCTATATGAATATGAGCTCTTGAGAATATGTAATTGGTGAATAAATTATTGTATCcacaaaataaaatgcaaacaTAAATACGAGTTAGTTTTTTTATGATCAAAGAGGTCTAAGGCCCAAAAATAGCACAAAGGGAGCTGGGCTCCAATCAAATCTCCTGAAATACCAAAAATATTCAAACCTCCTGAAAGCTATGACCAAAAACAGAAATATCTCTTGAAGGACTATGAAGAATAACATTTtgtttaaatatagaaaaaaaattttaaaaaatgaaaagaaaaaataaaataataaaNNaatattaaaaatattataattttatatattttatttaaattatttaaaagtaaatttctattataataatatattaaaactaaatttagattgataattattaataataatataattatgagTAACATTGTAAATACACAAAAGATAatacttttttctttgtttttttactTGTAAtggattgaaaaaaaattttgtgggATCCAcacaaacatttttttatttttattttttcatttatttttttccatcttttttctctttttttattttttcttaaagcAAACATAGTGTAAAGCCTAGAGAGCTGAAACTTTAATTGAAGTGGCaaatcataatatttttaatataggtGTACTTGGGTTTAAAATTTGGCAAGGTAAAATAATggatgaaaatttttaaatattgtaatGAGTGTATTTTAAGTAAATGTGTGATATGTAATGTCTAGAACTAAATGATGTCAAATCTAatatcaattaatatttttatttcaaaatttagatgctaaattataaattttttattttataccttAAATACTAAATGTAAATCCtagattttctaaaaataaagtttaaataaaataattttataattaaaaaattaattaatattaactacttaaaaataaattatttatacttATTCTAATCCGTATGTCAAGTACATATTATGatagagaaaaaataataaaaattactttttataaataattgaataattattacatAAGATgtgtcattttatttttattaacttaaatatTTCTCTTGGTTTCTCTTCTCTGCACCCAAAGGGCTTTGATAATAAAATAGGCCTATTTTTAAAGGCTAACActacttattattttattatatgattGTGTTTAAGTCCTCTATTAAGTAGTCTCTTATCGTGTTTATAGGTTTCCGCAGAAATTGCTCAACGTCAATCCATGTCTGTGCTTCTTTGAATTGTAAGCATAATTGCCCCTAAAGTCAACCAAATTGAAAACTTTTCAAGATGGTTAGTTGAATGTAATTACCAATTGGTTAgcaatttcttttttcttcttataattTAGGAAGTGGTTTTGGTGTTCTTCTGTACGTAAGTGAAACTTTGTTGTTCTGTTCAAGATAACCACTAAAATATACTATAAGTTATTTATATGGTAGAGATACATGAAAGTTTTTATTAAGTGGAAACAATGAAAAGAAAGTTTACAGAGATCACACAACCGGTTAAAAAGTTATTAAGTATATACATTAATTTTGTTctaaaagttttcgatttgtatcaaatataccccttacggctaatttttcaaaaaatttaagattgattcaacaacaatttcataagaacaacccttcaacacaagcaaatcaagtatgattttcatgcattattgttatattagtcttaaattttttgaaaatttagcctttgaaggtatatttgatgcaaatcgaaaacttttgagacaaaattgaaacaaaataaaacttagagatatttttaaaacttttgccaaacttcgggaacaaaaaatatactttatccttaTAAATATCTGTCTTTTTATATAGGATAATGCtacatattcatattttttgttaacCAAGTCCAATCAAATTTGTCCAAgacaacaaaaattatttatgactaatattatttttaagttttattgctTAACTTGGTTAGACTTAGTTCATAAAAAGACTTGGATGTGTAATATTGAttcttttacatatatataagtaAATACTTATTTAGAAATTTACTTCTTATACAATTAGAAATCAATTCTTATTGAGATTCATAGTTGAAAAAATTCTTTCGAGTTAATTTCtaagaaaaaatacaaatttcatttaaattgagaattgatcattctaatgacatctaatataaaatttttaaattgactaTAAAGTACTAAAAgttgagtaaaaaattattgtaaagtcaaatttaataatttagtgaaaacaaataaatattattttcatatactactcaaaaaaattttaattcatagTGGGGGCGATTGCCCCCACACTCATATACATACATCCGTCCCTGGCGATGACCACCTATAAAAGCACTCTAACGCTCAAGTCAGAAAGAGAGTGAGATAAGTATATTGCAATTCAGAATGAATAGCATACCTTCTTTAGCTTAAGGTTTTTTTCTTTATAGACTTTTTGAGTTCAAACGTGCTATCATACCGATACTTGGTTGACCTATTTTCTAAGTAATTCTATAGAGATTTCTTCTGAAGACGCATTATCTTTAGTAACTGAATTATACACGTGATTTTGgatttctcctttgttttctgtTATCATGC
This portion of the Arachis duranensis cultivar V14167 chromosome 6, aradu.V14167.gnm2.J7QH, whole genome shotgun sequence genome encodes:
- the LOC107495062 gene encoding protein ANTHESIS POMOTING FACTOR 1, which gives rise to MTAPLTELDDDTVRSMSIAAVFSDFGGKINSLDFHRKDDLLVTASEDDSVRLYDIANAKLLKTTYHKKHGADRICFTHHPNSVICSSKYNLESTGESLRYLSMYDNRCLRYFKGHKQRVVSLCMSPINDSFMSGSLDHSVRIWDLRVNACQGILHLRGRPAVAYDQQGLVFSVAMEGGAIKLFDSRSYDKGPFDTFLVGGDTAEVCDIKFSNDGKSMLLTTTNNNIYVLDAYGGEKRCGFSLEPSPGTTVEATFTPDGKYAVAGSGGGTMHAWNIETRNEVACWSSHIGVPSCLKWAPRRAMFAAASSVLTFWIPNNNGNGSNPRAEYGGTDAEPGPQSQPFVH